A genome region from Glycine max cultivar Williams 82 chromosome 5, Glycine_max_v4.0, whole genome shotgun sequence includes the following:
- the LOC100798000 gene encoding uncharacterized protein LOC100798000: protein MSMYSYSCISTSTMIRRLWCLQSGSPSVPPSSTKKKKPLVLLGAPHVSAIVLEALLNASTCPDSSFEVAAIVTQPAARRDRGKKLSLSPLASHALQRGFSPDLIFSPLRAGDDTFLSNLKALQPHLCITAAYGNILPTDFLHIPSFGTVNIHPSLLPLYRGAAPVQRALQDGVKETGVSLAFTVRALDAGPVIATETIQVDDQIKAPDLLELLFHKGSKLLIGELPSILDGSARVKAQPQDDSKATLAPKINPDESWLFFDQEASVLHNKVRAFSGWPGTRARVLVVEKNGQQKTLEIKIITTRVRSHESVQFDEADDIAFVEGALVFPCGRGTTLEVLEVQLPGKKVVNSAAFWNGLRGQKLKKL, encoded by the exons atGAGCATGTATAGCTATAGTTGTATCTCCACAAGCACAATGATTCGTCGGTTATGGTGTTTACAGAGCGGCTCTCCCTCCGTGCCCCCCTCGAGCACCAAGAAGAAGAAGCCCCTTGTCTTGTTGGGCGCACCTCAT GTCTCCGCCATCGTCCTTGAAGCCCTTCTGAACGCTTCTACTTGTCCAGATTCTTCATTTGAGGTTGCGGCTATTGTGACTCAACCTGCTGCCAGAAGGGACAGGGGGAagaagctctctctctctcccttggCCTCTCATGCTCTTCAGAGGGGCTTCTCTCCTGATCTCATTTTCTCTCCCCTCCGTGCTGGTGAC GATACTTTCTTGTCTAATTTAAAAGCTCTCCAACCTCACTTGTGCATTACCGCAGCCTATGGCAATATATTACCCACCGACTTTCTTCATATTCCATCTTTCG GAACAGTCAATATTCACCCTAGCCTTTTGCCATTGTATCGTGGTGCTGCTCCTGTTCAAAGGGCATTGCAG GATGGTGTTAAAGAAACTGGAGTATCATTAGCATTCACTGTCCGTGCCCTCGATGCTGGACCTGTCATTGCTACTGAAACCATTCAAGTTGATGATCAAATAAAG GCCCCTGATTTGCTTGAGCTCCTGTTTCATAAAG GATCTAAACTTCTGATTGGAGAACTTCCTTCTATACTTGATGGATCAGCAAGAGTAAAGGCACAACCTCAAGACGACTCTAAGGCTACATTGGCTCCAAAG ATAAATCCAGATGAATCATGGCTATTCTTTGATCAAGAAGCATCTGTTCTACACAATAAG GTTCGTGCCTTTTCAGGGTGGCCAGGAACTAGAGCAAGAGTGTTAGTGGTTGAGAAAAATGGTCAGCAGAAAACTTtggagattaaaattataaccaCACGAGTTCGCAGTCATGAAAGTGTGCAGTTCGATGAAGCAGATGACATTGCATTCGTTGAGGGTGCGTTGGTATTTCCATGTGGAAGGGGCACCACACTTGAG
- the LOC100798000 gene encoding uncharacterized protein isoform X1, protein MSMYSYSCISTSTMIRRLWCLQSGSPSVPPSSTKKKKPLVLLGAPHVSAIVLEALLNASTCPDSSFEVAAIVTQPAARRDRGKKLSLSPLASHALQRGFSPDLIFSPLRAGDVCISSTFLYALLILFSHHFFLQDTFLSNLKALQPHLCITAAYGNILPTDFLHIPSFGTVNIHPSLLPLYRGAAPVQRALQDGVKETGVSLAFTVRALDAGPVIATETIQVDDQIKAPDLLELLFHKGSKLLIGELPSILDGSARVKAQPQDDSKATLAPKINPDESWLFFDQEASVLHNKVRAFSGWPGTRARVLVVEKNGQQKTLEIKIITTRVRSHESVQFDEADDIAFVEGALVFPCGRGTTLEVLEVQLPGKKVVNSAAFWNGLRGQKLKKL, encoded by the exons atGAGCATGTATAGCTATAGTTGTATCTCCACAAGCACAATGATTCGTCGGTTATGGTGTTTACAGAGCGGCTCTCCCTCCGTGCCCCCCTCGAGCACCAAGAAGAAGAAGCCCCTTGTCTTGTTGGGCGCACCTCAT GTCTCCGCCATCGTCCTTGAAGCCCTTCTGAACGCTTCTACTTGTCCAGATTCTTCATTTGAGGTTGCGGCTATTGTGACTCAACCTGCTGCCAGAAGGGACAGGGGGAagaagctctctctctctcccttggCCTCTCATGCTCTTCAGAGGGGCTTCTCTCCTGATCTCATTTTCTCTCCCCTCCGTGCTGGTGACGTATGTATCTCTTCTACCTTTCTTTATGctcttcttattttattttctcatcacTTCTTCCTGCAGGATACTTTCTTGTCTAATTTAAAAGCTCTCCAACCTCACTTGTGCATTACCGCAGCCTATGGCAATATATTACCCACCGACTTTCTTCATATTCCATCTTTCG GAACAGTCAATATTCACCCTAGCCTTTTGCCATTGTATCGTGGTGCTGCTCCTGTTCAAAGGGCATTGCAG GATGGTGTTAAAGAAACTGGAGTATCATTAGCATTCACTGTCCGTGCCCTCGATGCTGGACCTGTCATTGCTACTGAAACCATTCAAGTTGATGATCAAATAAAG GCCCCTGATTTGCTTGAGCTCCTGTTTCATAAAG GATCTAAACTTCTGATTGGAGAACTTCCTTCTATACTTGATGGATCAGCAAGAGTAAAGGCACAACCTCAAGACGACTCTAAGGCTACATTGGCTCCAAAG ATAAATCCAGATGAATCATGGCTATTCTTTGATCAAGAAGCATCTGTTCTACACAATAAG GTTCGTGCCTTTTCAGGGTGGCCAGGAACTAGAGCAAGAGTGTTAGTGGTTGAGAAAAATGGTCAGCAGAAAACTTtggagattaaaattataaccaCACGAGTTCGCAGTCATGAAAGTGTGCAGTTCGATGAAGCAGATGACATTGCATTCGTTGAGGGTGCGTTGGTATTTCCATGTGGAAGGGGCACCACACTTGAG